DNA sequence from the Glycine soja cultivar W05 chromosome 18, ASM419377v2, whole genome shotgun sequence genome:
TGTAATTGACTTTACTGCTTtggtttaataataattttaaaataagttcaaTTAGAAGATAGAAGTCAAATATTAGAAGACAATAAAGACGTTTAGTATGTGCACTATATCACAGGCATGGACGGATCAAGAGGGCAAGTAGGGGCCTTTGACCCCTTCCTTAGGATCCTATGAGTTTatctgagaaaaaaaaattaaaattaaaaaatattaacataaaaatatgcttTTGAGTTATTATCTGTTTAAAAATTTTCTAATAATAGATTAAATCTCTgattttatccataaaattaataataaataacttattacttattaaatcattatttatttaaatttaaatatttaaataattatgtaacaaGAAATTCCGTTCCTCCCCTTTTATCCACTCCTGAGTCCGTCTCTAATCACAAGGAAGCAAAAAAATGCCTTGtttgaaatataattctaatagCCAGAGTAAGAAACCAAATTACAGAAAAGACCCGAACACTAAAGAAACtttttagaatataattaaGCTACACTTGTACTCAAAGCATTATGTAGTACATGTTTTGATTTCATGATCCGTGGAGTTGTGTGAGATGTGAAGGGGTCCCATTGGACCTGAATGTTCCCATTGTTCTCGTAACAACTGGATTCAGAAAAGGATTTAAAAAGCTGACCTAAAAGGAGTTGATCAACACCATTTTTGGCCAAAAATCTCTTCTCATTTGTGTCAACAAAAGCTCTCCAATATTCCTCAAACCTCAAATTTTATGTAGACAAATAACATTTCCAACTGCACAGCAGGTTTATATCCATATAACAATGCTTAAAAAGGAGTTCTAAATACTCACGTGAATGACCTGTTCTACTACGTAACAGTATATTTTGTTGAAACAATAGTCTTTGTATGATAGAGTATATAAATTGTGTTCTTTTGCACAGGAATTGAGACTTATAAATTGTCTCAACTAACTCAATTCTCAAACAATACACCTAAAGTTCTTATATAGAAAATCTTCATTCAAAAAATGCTTATCCAAACATCCCTTGGTGATATGATGGAATCGTGGCTCCAATTCATTTGATTCGTGAAATTGTGATGCACAGATGGATACTACAAATTCTGCACTCTTTCGTAATAACCAACCAAACCTATAAATTGTAGCTGCTTATAATATAGCATTCTCATAGATTGGTAACAACACAGGATCAATTTTCTCACAAAAAGTAAGGAGCTCAGAAGTATGCACCATGTCATAAATaacattaacattttttacttgGAAAAATGCCTCAATGagatttaaagaataaatttaacATACTACAAATTAGTTGTGCACCCTGACCCATCAAAATACTATGTACATCTACAAGGCAATCTTTAGCAACGATCCCATTTAAGGCAAGTACATCAATTTTACCTAATTGACCAATAAGATTTGTGAGAGGCTTCCAATTGAGAAGAGTCATGCAAAAGGTGTAAATTTGGGGAGCATAGAAAACATACAGTTATCTAATAGAAGAATAAGAGGCAAAGGCTTCCACAATATCATGCTTCTGCAGAGTCTTGCAAGGAAAGAGCAATTGCCTGCCTATTCATAAACATCATCATATAATTTAAGTTCTTCTATTCAGAACATTATGCTGCTCAGTTGCATGCAACAAGGTTTAGGATGTGTATCAAACAAAACCAACACGATGCAAACATCAAAACAACTTGCCTCAaatcttcatcatcttcaataaTGTACTTTGAACTACTAACATGCTTCTTCCCAGAGACGTTGGCTTTCATTTTCAAACCTTTATTCTTCACCTAAGTAATATTAAGCAAAGGGAAAAagattataaatgataaaataaatttcaaattagaaGTGAAGGGTGTAAGCACAATAAGTCTATAACTACTATGAACTACCAATTCacaacccaaaaaataatatgcaAAATGTAGAAGTGCCTCTGTTTCTCTTATTCTAACACGCGTTGTGAAACAGAGTCTCTGTTTCTCCTATAGTCCTATGCAGCGTTGGATGGAGATGCAGTCGGTGATGAAAAAACAGCAAGGGCGTGTTTGATACTTTCTTTTAACTAACAATAAAAAGATATGATAAAAACACAAACTATAATCAACAAAGTGAACAAACACAaataatcaaaatgaaataaaccaTTAAAAATGTGAAAGTAAGTGatagaaaaattaacaataacagACAAAGAAACAATATTTAATAGATAACAAAGGacagataaatagagaaaacttttattaacataaaattaaataagatttagCAAGGAAAAAGGGATCATGTATCACAACTTCAGCATTTTCGCCAACTCCCTAATCTCGCCTCTAAACTCACCACCCAAgccatgaataaaataaaactctcTTCCAAAGCTGATGATGAAGGACACACTTTGCTTGGTCCTCTCATCATGTCATACACACCTTCATTAGAAGAAACATTAAATACAGGtcgtaatttatttttttctaatggcCCATTACCGTTTTCAGGATTTCCGTAACTCCTAATGTTATAGACATCCatcaaaaccaaaaaacttcaaaggagaaaagaaagaaatctcACATAATGAAGAAGATGATCACGCGAATCTTCCTTCAAAGTCATGCATCTACGAAGTCTTTATGGATTTCCGATACTATATGCAATTGATTGGGATGCAGGAATCAATAAGAAAACGTTACAGGAATCTATATAGACTTTTCAAGTTTATCGGTTTAAAAGTATTGAGACTtactgcataatttttttttcattaagcgTGCTTTATTGAAGAATTCAAAGAGACTCTACATCGCATATAAGGTTGGGATTAAGCACCGTTCCTAGTTACTCACTTATGCagcataatatttatttaaaatataaataaatactctTTATTTGCATGGATTTCTGAAAACTTACGTGATTAAAGCCAAATTTTGGGCGGGATATGCATAAACAAATggaccctcattaagaactcaATCTCTCCATTGGATAGTCTTAGAATGAAATGTGAGAAGCCTGACTCAACCCCaaattttctctttcctttgttAAACATCATTAGCTTATATAAATGATtacaaatttaaagataaactaCTAGACGGCTTCCGACGTTGTTGTTGGTATGAATGAGAGAAATTTGAGTCATTAATTCAATACGATGTGATTTATGATATgataattgtataaaaataaaaataaaaattacaataaataattttataatcatatttattttgtttaccataactaaaattaaaaaagcaaGTAAActataaggacaaaaaatatattaataaaaaataacagagaaaaataagatgaaaaatctagaatttataaataactaaaaaaatatgatatattacTGGTATATATTGTAAATAGAAGATAGAATAAATTTTtcgtaaaattaattttaaattattaagatatatattgaaattgattttaattaaaaaattaaattagatgcgtgtccaataaaaataaataattttaaagataaaattaacagACCCAAATAATTAAGCttaaatgaaccaaaaataatTAACGTTAATATATTCAGCCCGTTTTTCAAGCACGAGCCAACCCGCCCCGCTAAAAAAGGGTCGTATCCGGGTCAGGCTGTTGAGCATCGTCATTGACGAAATGACGTCAGCAGAGACACCATTAAGTTTTCTTATTCGGTTTCCGGTTGAGCAAGAAACCGTGGCACATCAAAGAGAACAAAGCATTATATAAATGCTGACAGGTGCCTTACCCAtccattaagaaaattaaattatttatgactttttcttttttttacagttttcttatcatattcataataaatattttttttattaaccaaAGACTTTGACGGTAATACCAATTCGGAAGTGCAAGCGCAGAGAGAAGAATGAACAACTCTATTATGGCTTTTGTTCTGCTAATATTACTTTCGGCGTTACGCTACTCAAGCGCCGAACAAGCTTTCGATGTTCGCAAACATCTTTCCACTGTCTCCAGGTCTctcttatttttgttaaatcgTTGATTCAACAAATTTAATGTTCTTTTTCCACATTTTAGTTTGCTTGTTCTAAAACattctaccattttttttatgggaATTTTGTATGCATGTTtgctgaattaattaaattgtctGTCTTCATTTTCTCCACAGATATGGAGTTGTGAAAGACATCGCTGACACTAACTTCGTGCCTTCTAAAATCCCCGAGGGATGTGTTCCGATCCATTTGAATCTCGTGGTAATTTTCTCCACAATTTGAGGATAATAATATTCATTGATTGCGAAGAATGTTTTACAGTACATTCAATTGTTGTTGTGACTTTCACAAGTGTCACAacaattgttatattttatttttatgtcgcTTTGTTGTTTCTTTGCGCGAGAAATGTAGAACAGTGTTGAATGAAGGCTTAGTATTTTTTAGAATGTTTGGGTTGTTATGATTGAGATTTGATAGTCTTGAACTGTCTGGTAGACTGGTAATACTTGACTTAATTGAAGAGGATGATAATACTACTTTACTTACGCAGGCGAGGCATGGAACTCGATCTCCTACAAAGAAAAGGATAAAGGAGTTAGATAATTTGTCAGAGCGTCTGGAAGTTCTTGTAAGGGATTCAAAAGAGCGAAATTTGCCTTTCCAGAGAGTTCCTTCCTGGCTAAATGGATGGAAATCTCCTTGGCATGGAAGGCGTAAGGGCGGTGAACTAATTATCAAAGGAGAGGAAGAATTATATGATCTTGGAATCAGAATTAGAGAAAACTTTCCAAATTTGTTTGATGAGGAATACCATCCAGACATATATCCTATTAAGGCAACTCAGGTGAGTTTATCTTcgactttttttctttgtccaagtagattttgatgttttgatttattttgttacCTCAATTTACACCACTAGATAGTTTTGGGGGTTAGTAAGGAAACACTAGTTGATCCaaagcaaaatattttattaaggtATTTTGAGTTGATAAGCAAATGCTAAGATGAGATTCTGATTAGTTGCAGCATTATTAACTGCAATACAAGATATGGACTTACTTTCTTACATTTGGAAGCTACAGATATATTTAACCTCACACATCCCTCTTATATGGAAATAGGTTCCCCGGGCATCTGCTAGTGCAGTCGCATTTGGAATGGGGCTTTTCAGTGGAAATGGAAGTCTTGGACCTGGGCATCACCGAGCCTTTGCTGTTACAAGCGAAAGCCGTGCTAGCGACATTGTGCTGAGATTTCATGATTGCTGTCATAATTACAAGGTATGTTGTAGACATGTAGTCATCATTGATTTCTAAGGATTTTTAATGCAACACTTGCAAGTGTGTCCTGACAAAATTTCATGTAATCATAGAAATTATAGGTAGCCATTTTCGTATGTCTATTTGAAAATCTTCTTGTTATACATTATGTATAATCATCCAAGTTGAATATGTCACCCTTTTTACCATGTAATTATTGATGACATTGAGCATGCTTCTATGTCTGCTCAACTGCTCCTTTCATTGATAAATTTGTTTCCCTAGTGCTGGAAGGTACTTTGTGTTTACAGTTTTGTCATGCTGTGCTATTCTGATggaatttaacatattttaaatgaattaatatttCCATATTTGCCTCATGTAAAGGTCATCATTGGTTGAATATGAAAGTTGTCGTTTGTTTTCAAGAGGCTATCTGAGGTAATTGATAGGCAGCATGCATAATCACTTTTTGCTAAATATTTGAGCATGGCTTTATGGTTAATTGGACAAATTGCAATCTTCAGTGGTAGTGTTTGTGCTTTACTTTCAGTacctttttttgtttggttataTAACTTCTTGAGTTATGGGAGCAGGCTTATCGGAAAAGCCAGGAATCTGCAGTTAGTAAACTTAAGGAACCTATCTTGGATGAGATTACATCTGCATTAATTGGGCGCCATGGGCTGAATTTTACGAGGCAGGATACATCTTCTCTCTGGTTTTTGTGTAAGCAGGTTATTACAATTTTTCATTCCCAGCTCCTTTTGGTTTTTACCGTGTACTTTTCTGAGTtcacaaatttcttttctttcttttcaattgCCCAATTTGTGGTTATTTTCACAGGAAGCATCCTTGTTGGATATAACTAA
Encoded proteins:
- the LOC114395304 gene encoding multiple inositol polyphosphate phosphatase 1-like; its protein translation is MNNSIMAFVLLILLSALRYSSAEQAFDVRKHLSTVSRYGVVKDIADTNFVPSKIPEGCVPIHLNLVARHGTRSPTKKRIKELDNLSERLEVLVRDSKERNLPFQRVPSWLNGWKSPWHGRRKGGELIIKGEEELYDLGIRIRENFPNLFDEEYHPDIYPIKATQVPRASASAVAFGMGLFSGNGSLGPGHHRAFAVTSESRASDIVLRFHDCCHNYKAYRKSQESAVSKLKEPILDEITSALIGRHGLNFTRQDTSSLWFLCKQEASLLDITNQACSLFSPLEIELLEWTDDLEVFILKGYGKSLNYRMGLPLLEDVVQSMEQAIMAEEERHVPGSFEKARLRFAHAETVVPFSCLLGLFLEGSELKKIQKEQPLQHPPKPPQKRKWRGSTVAPFAGNNMLILYSCPAPDKSTSKHFVQVLHNEHPVPLPGCDGSDFCPFEVFKEKIVAPHQKHDYHTVCNEKLEQEPSGNKVFQIFQWLFSPRKGDKYPKNEL